From Juglans regia cultivar Chandler chromosome 8, Walnut 2.0, whole genome shotgun sequence, the proteins below share one genomic window:
- the LOC108979978 gene encoding PR5-like receptor kinase — protein sequence MQILHFDIKSQNILRDENFKPKISNFGLAKLYPVEDSLVRLTRARGAFGYMAPEMLYKNIGGVSYKADVYSFGMLLMEMVSRIKNVHASAEHLSQIYFLTWIYDQFHDEKNIEIQDATEDERTICKKMMIVALWCIQLKPSDRPSMNKVVKMLEGDVECLQVPLMLLQPSVK from the coding sequence atgcaaattttacatttcgACATTAAGTCTCAGAACATTCTTCGTGATGAGAATTTCAAGCCCAAAATTTCGAATTTTGGCTTAGCGAAATTGTACCCAGTGGAAGATAGTCTTGTTCGTTTGACTCGTGCAAGAGGAGCGTTTGGATACATGGCTCCTGAAatgctttacaaaaatattggagGCGTTTCATACAAAGCTGATGTCTATAGCTTTGGAATGTtgttgatggaaatggtaagCAGAATAAAGAACGTGCATGCATCTGCAGAACATTTAAGCCAAATTTACTTCCTCACTTGGATATATGATCAATTCCATGATGAAAAGAATATAGAAATACAAGATGCTACTGAAGATGAAAGGACAATatgtaagaagatgatgatagtcGCATTATGGTGCATACAATTGAAGCCTAGCGATCGTCCATCAATGAACAAAGTCGTCAAAATGCTTGAAGGAGATGTTGAATGCTTACAAGTTCCTCTCATGCTTCTCCAACCATCAGTAAAGTGA
- the LOC118349210 gene encoding rust resistance kinase Lr10-like, with amino-acid sequence MTKGFRERLGEGGYGTVFKGTLRSGRLVAVKMLSQSKANGQDFINEVATIGRIHHVNIVQLIGFCVHGSKRALIYEFMSNGSLNKHIFSSETNILNYEKTYDIALGVACGIEYLHQGCDMQILHFDIKPHNILLDENLKPKVSDFGLAKLYRVEDSIVHLTRARGTFGYMAPEMLYKNIGAVSYKADVYSFGMLLMEMVSRRKNLNASTEHLSQIYFPTWIYDQFHDGKNIEIQDATEDERKICKKMMIVALWCIQLTPSDRPSMNKVIKMLEGDVECLQVPLKPLQPSLKREIKGDRDHSNQASSSIQSDE; translated from the coding sequence atgaccaaAGGTTTTAGAGAAAGATTGGGTGAAGGAGGATATGGCACAGTATTTAAAGGAACACTTCGAAGTGGACGTCTTGTAGCGGTAAAGATGTTAAGCCAATCCAAAGCAAATGGGCAAGATTTTATCAATGAAGTAGCAACCATTGGAAGGATCCATCATGTGAATATAGTGCAActcattggtttttgtgttcatGGTTCAAAGCGTGCCCTTATATATGAGTTCATGTCCAACGGATCtctaaacaaacacattttttcatcagaGACAAATATTCTCAACTACGAGAAAACATATGATATTGCTTTAGGAGTTGCTTGTGGGATTGAGTATTTACATCAAGGATGTgacatgcaaattttacatttcgACATTAAGCCTCACAACATTCTTCTTGATGAGAATTTGAAAcccaaagtttcagattttggctTAGCGAAATTGTACCGGGTGGAAGATAGTATTGTTCATTTGACTCGTGCAAGAGGAACGTTTGGATACATGGCTCCTGAAatgctttacaaaaatattggagCCGTTTCATACAAAGCTGATGTTTATAGCTTTGGAATGCTGCTGATGGAAATGGTGAGCAGAAGAAAGAACTTGAATGCATCTACAGAACATTTAAGCCAAATTTACTTCCCCACTTGGATATATGATCAATTCCATGATGGAAAGAATATAGAAATACAAGATGCTACTgaagatgaaaggaaaatatgtaagaagatgatgatagttGCATTATGGTGCATACAATTGACGCCTAGCGATCGTCCATCAATGAATAAAGTCATCAAAATGCTTGAAGGAGATGTTGAATGCTTACAAGTTCCTCTCAAGCCtctccaaccatcactaaagagagagataaagggtGATAGAGATCATTCAAATCAAGCTTCATCGTCAATTCAATCAGATgaataa
- the LOC109021247 gene encoding uncharacterized protein LOC109021247 has protein sequence MAFPAKFRVIISTVLVLILVPLASSLDNTDHYCPPSSCGNIPNISYPFRLKGDSPNCGDQGYELSCDDNNHTLLFLNGSKYYVSQINYNNYTFRIVDSGIQEDNYSFIPRYFLNNQNFSMLRLSGWDQYLEYGSIDSLRLRTVSKVVAIVNCEKPVTWASSLIHWDTTSTKCSNINNGSVPSSNSSFSQYSKRYLYLIVGYGANVMDVEESCTIEQISLTSWPRQFSADPNISCTDIRNVFSYGFELLWYGIYCGSCGIYDECYLDDHNQFSCDRWDQNYIPIFLLEYQVYTAVSYNRLFWLIAYCFGVSGEVAYYTGLFKPISKNYLYLSDLFVFFHLLTHHYI, from the exons ATGGCTTTCCCTGCTAAATTCAGGGTCATTATAAGTACTGTTCTGGTCCTAATCCTTGTTCCTCTAGCTTCTAGTCTTGATAATACTGATCACTATTGTCCTCCTTCTTCCTGTGGCAATATCCCCAACATCAGCTATCCGTTTCGACTAAAAGGCGATTCACCAAACTGTGGAGACCAAGGGTATGAGCTCTCATGTGATGATAACAACCACACGttgttatttttaaatggtAGTAAATACTACGTAAGccaaatcaattacaacaacTACACATTTCGAATTGTAGACTCAGGTATTCAGGAGGATAATTACTCCTTCATCCCTCGTTATTTTCTAAACAATCAAAATTTCAGTATGTTGAGATTGTCGGGCTGGGATCAATATCTGGAATATGGGAGTATTGACAGTTTAAGATTGCGAACAGTATCAAAAGTTGTGGCTATTGTGAACTGTGAAAAGCCAGTGACTTGGGCTTCCTCTTTGATCCATTGGGACACGACTTCTACGAAGTgttctaatattaataatggaTCTGTGCCTTCTTCCAACTCCTCTTTTTCTCAATATTCCAAACGGTACTTATATCTTATTGTTGGCTATGGAGCGAATGTGATGGATGTGGAGGAGTCATGCACGATAGAGCAAATCTCTCTGACATCGTGGCCAAGACAATTTTCTGCTGATCCTAATATTTCTTGTACTGACATCCGCAATGTATTCTCATATGGTTTTGAGCTTTTATGGTATGGGATTTATTGTGGAAGCTGCGGCATATACGATGAATGCTACCTCGATGATCATAATCAATTTTCTTGCGACCGATGGG ATCAAAATTATATACCTATTTTCTTGCTAGAATATCAGGTCTATACTGCAG TTTCTTATAATAGATTGTTCTGGCTCATCG CTTATTGTTTTGGAGTCTCAGGGGAAGTCG